A stretch of the Leptospira bandrabouensis genome encodes the following:
- a CDS encoding zinc-dependent alcohol dehydrogenase family protein, which translates to MLNQVWEIQGSFGLENLKKSTRDLSESLAPKEVLVRLTATSLNYRDYLMVIGTYNPRQKLPLIPCSDGAGVVEAVGSEVSLWKKGDRVLPIFAQKWMDGAPNMDNLRSTLGGPHDGCLANYGKFQEEGLVATPSHLTDKEAATLGCAGLTAYNAVVNFGGIEPGSDVLCLGTGGVSLFALQFAKMMGARVIITSSSDEKLARAKTLGADETINYSTRANWERDVRKATKMAGADLIIEVGGAGTMQKSMMSVKPYGTIALIGVLAGGESSLSLYPILMQGVKVQGVIVGSRADFEKMNRAIEQNKMKPVVDKVFDWEEVPEALQYLQTGKHFGKVVVSWE; encoded by the coding sequence ATGTTAAACCAAGTTTGGGAAATCCAAGGATCGTTCGGGTTAGAAAATCTAAAAAAATCAACGAGGGATCTTTCTGAATCACTAGCACCCAAGGAAGTTCTTGTTCGCCTAACTGCAACTTCACTCAATTACCGAGATTATTTAATGGTGATTGGAACTTATAACCCTAGACAAAAACTCCCTCTCATCCCTTGTTCTGATGGGGCCGGTGTGGTGGAAGCCGTTGGATCAGAGGTCAGTCTTTGGAAAAAAGGAGACCGAGTCCTTCCGATCTTTGCACAGAAGTGGATGGATGGAGCACCGAATATGGACAACCTCCGTTCGACTCTCGGTGGTCCACATGACGGCTGTTTAGCGAATTATGGAAAATTCCAAGAAGAAGGACTGGTTGCTACACCAAGCCACCTTACAGACAAAGAAGCTGCCACTTTGGGTTGTGCTGGGCTTACTGCTTACAATGCCGTTGTGAATTTTGGCGGGATTGAACCCGGATCCGATGTCCTCTGTTTAGGCACTGGGGGTGTTTCTCTATTTGCCTTACAATTTGCAAAAATGATGGGGGCTCGGGTTATCATTACCTCATCCAGTGATGAAAAATTGGCCCGTGCTAAAACCTTAGGTGCCGATGAAACGATTAATTATTCCACGAGAGCCAATTGGGAACGAGATGTTCGAAAAGCAACCAAGATGGCAGGAGCCGACCTCATCATCGAAGTGGGTGGTGCTGGCACCATGCAAAAGTCTATGATGAGTGTCAAACCATACGGAACCATTGCTCTGATCGGTGTCCTTGCTGGAGGAGAATCGAGCCTTTCTCTCTACCCGATTCTTATGCAAGGAGTCAAAGTCCAAGGTGTAATTGTGGGAAGCCGCGCCGATTTTGAAAAAATGAACCGAGCTATCGAACAAAACAAAATGAAACCAGTTGTGGACAAAGTGTTCGATTGGGAGGAAGTTCCAGAAGCCCTACAGTATTTACAAACAGGAAAACATTTTGGAAAAGTTGTGGTGAGTTGGGAATAA
- a CDS encoding TetR/AcrR family transcriptional regulator, with amino-acid sequence MSKNKLAGQTPAVSASRNDIRERIIKAALGVLKKGGREALTTRSVSAAAKVQAPTLYRLFGDMRGLLDAVAESGFVAAFNKKKEQKPSSDPVEDLRRAWDSHINFGLENPVLYVLMFGEPRPELNLPVIEKSKQLLGELIHRIAVEGQLKVTEKRAAELIYSFSSGIVLSLLAMPEDIRDINLSYDAREVVVSAITNHDPLQKNASSEIVSAAITMQALLPSVSSLSEGERHLLKELLDRIATQK; translated from the coding sequence GTGTCTAAGAATAAGTTAGCAGGCCAAACACCTGCAGTGAGTGCATCCCGAAATGATATTCGTGAGCGGATTATAAAAGCGGCTCTTGGTGTATTAAAAAAAGGCGGTCGAGAGGCCTTAACGACGAGGAGTGTCTCTGCTGCAGCAAAGGTGCAAGCACCGACTCTTTATCGTTTGTTTGGTGACATGCGCGGACTACTCGATGCCGTAGCTGAGTCTGGATTTGTCGCTGCCTTTAACAAAAAGAAGGAACAAAAACCAAGTTCTGATCCTGTGGAAGACCTACGTAGGGCCTGGGATTCCCATATCAACTTTGGACTTGAAAACCCAGTCCTTTATGTATTGATGTTTGGTGAACCGAGGCCGGAATTAAATTTACCTGTCATCGAAAAATCAAAACAACTTCTCGGTGAGCTAATCCATCGTATTGCGGTCGAAGGACAACTCAAGGTGACTGAAAAACGTGCGGCAGAATTGATTTATTCCTTTAGTTCTGGAATCGTACTCAGCTTACTTGCGATGCCAGAAGATATACGTGATATCAATCTATCTTATGATGCACGTGAGGTAGTGGTTTCGGCCATTACAAATCATGATCCACTTCAAAAAAATGCAAGCTCCGAGATTGTATCCGCAGCAATTACCATGCAGGCTTTACTTCCTAGTGTTTCTTCTCTTTCGGAAGGAGAACGCCACCTTCTAAAAGAGTTGTTAGATAGAATCGCAACCCAAAAATAA
- a CDS encoding SDR family NAD(P)-dependent oxidoreductase has protein sequence MSNKIWLITGSSRGFGRIWTEAALKRGDKVAATARSLSNLADLKEKYGDQVLTLELDVTKPDQVKRVVEEAHAHFGKLDIILNNAGYSLVGTIEEASGDEVRALYETNIFGPLSVIQAALPLLRKQGSGHIVGISSTLGLVSMPLIGYYCSSKWAFESIHESLAMEVKPFGIKVTIVEPGAYATEFGSPASLKFATGLDIYSDLKNQFQERMKSMERGNPNATPEALFKMIDAENPPLRFFLGNQNLPLVRETYANRLATWEVWQEISDAAQG, from the coding sequence ATGTCTAATAAAATCTGGCTCATTACTGGAAGTTCTCGAGGTTTTGGTCGCATCTGGACGGAAGCTGCACTCAAACGTGGCGACAAAGTGGCGGCCACCGCACGTTCTTTATCAAACTTAGCAGACCTGAAGGAAAAATATGGTGATCAAGTTCTAACTTTAGAGCTCGACGTAACAAAACCCGATCAGGTCAAACGTGTGGTGGAAGAAGCCCATGCGCACTTTGGCAAATTAGATATCATTTTGAACAATGCTGGATATTCACTTGTGGGCACCATAGAAGAAGCAAGTGGAGATGAAGTCAGGGCTCTTTATGAAACTAATATTTTTGGCCCACTCTCTGTCATCCAAGCCGCATTACCGTTATTACGCAAACAAGGTAGCGGTCATATCGTTGGTATTTCCAGTACTTTGGGACTTGTATCGATGCCATTGATTGGATACTACTGTTCTTCCAAATGGGCGTTCGAATCGATCCATGAAAGTTTGGCGATGGAAGTGAAACCTTTTGGTATCAAAGTAACCATTGTAGAACCAGGTGCTTATGCCACCGAGTTTGGAAGCCCCGCTTCATTGAAGTTTGCCACTGGACTTGATATCTACTCAGATCTTAAAAATCAGTTCCAAGAGAGAATGAAGAGTATGGAACGTGGGAATCCGAATGCAACACCTGAAGCTTTGTTCAAAATGATCGATGCAGAAAATCCACCTCTTCGATTTTTTCTGGGAAATCAAAATTTGCCTTTGGTAAGAGAAACCTATGCCAATCGTCTAGCCACTTGGGAGGTTTGGCAGGAAATTTCAGACGCAGCACAGGGATGA
- a CDS encoding BtrH N-terminal domain-containing protein: MIINKLSPFIGVHCETTTTGTLLKHIGIDLTEPILFGIGEGLSFIFWNMKSMDYPFIGGRIKPDELTKNITKNLKLDLKISETSSKSKAWSSVRDMIDSGTPVGLKLDCFHLEYFSKPFHFAGHYAALYGYDDKNAYLVDTKQQGTKVQTSLKSLELARNEKGPMASKNLFYTIGPGKKQINLDKVVVLAAKNNAREYVNPPITNVSYKGIKKLATYLEKWYHSSKDIPRDFGTTAMMMEKAGTGGAIFRNLYRDFLYESYELTKDPIIKNAYLQFKEIADHWTNIASLFDTLGKRGEESALSEIKVLLHTVADLEFRTMKELVKLKEV, encoded by the coding sequence ATGATCATAAATAAACTTTCTCCTTTTATAGGAGTTCACTGTGAAACCACAACTACAGGGACACTTCTAAAACATATTGGGATCGATCTCACTGAACCCATATTATTTGGCATTGGCGAAGGGCTTAGCTTTATCTTTTGGAATATGAAGTCGATGGACTACCCCTTTATTGGTGGGAGAATTAAACCAGATGAACTCACAAAAAATATAACAAAAAATCTAAAATTGGATCTTAAAATTTCGGAAACATCTTCAAAGTCAAAGGCTTGGTCATCGGTTCGGGATATGATTGATTCCGGAACACCCGTTGGTTTAAAGTTAGATTGTTTTCATTTGGAATATTTTTCCAAACCCTTTCATTTTGCAGGTCATTATGCTGCTTTATATGGATACGACGATAAAAATGCATATTTGGTAGATACAAAACAACAAGGGACCAAGGTACAAACTTCCTTAAAAAGTTTGGAATTGGCAAGAAACGAAAAAGGACCAATGGCATCTAAAAATCTCTTTTATACGATTGGGCCGGGGAAAAAACAAATTAACTTGGATAAGGTTGTGGTCCTTGCGGCAAAAAACAATGCACGTGAATATGTAAATCCTCCAATTACCAATGTTTCCTATAAAGGGATTAAAAAACTAGCAACCTATTTGGAGAAATGGTACCATTCTTCCAAGGACATTCCAAGAGATTTTGGAACCACTGCGATGATGATGGAAAAAGCTGGGACGGGTGGAGCTATTTTTCGTAATTTGTATAGAGACTTTCTTTATGAATCTTATGAACTAACAAAAGATCCTATTATTAAAAATGCTTATCTCCAATTCAAAGAGATTGCAGACCACTGGACAAATATTGCCTCCTTGTTTGATACCTTGGGAAAAAGGGGAGAGGAGAGTGCCCTCAGTGAAATTAAAGTTCTTCTTCATACGGTAGCGGATTTAGAGTTTCGTACAATGAAAGAATTAGTAAAATTAAAAGAAGTTTAA
- a CDS encoding ZIP family metal transporter, translated as MFDFFLSLHPVVLALLATGFTWFCTAFGAGFVFFFRTVPRPVFNAMLGFASGIMIAASFWSLLLPSIELSERAGNLAWFHVSLGFLSGGLSLYLLHKLLPHLHVGLEENRLEGGKSSFQRSLLLILAITLHNIPEGLAVGVAFGALGDGFTYEALMAAVVVAFGIGIQNIPEGAAVSIPLLREGFSARKSFWYGQLSGFVEPIGGILGAALVFYVESLLPFALSFAAGAMIFVVVEELIPESHTGKETEMSTLGAMFGFVLMMALDVGLG; from the coding sequence ATGTTCGATTTTTTTCTATCTCTACATCCAGTGGTTTTGGCACTTCTTGCCACTGGGTTTACTTGGTTTTGCACTGCTTTCGGTGCCGGTTTTGTTTTTTTCTTTCGCACGGTGCCAAGACCTGTCTTTAATGCCATGCTTGGTTTTGCTTCTGGGATTATGATTGCGGCTAGTTTTTGGTCTCTTCTTTTACCATCGATTGAACTTTCTGAACGTGCTGGAAATCTTGCTTGGTTTCATGTAAGTCTCGGTTTTTTATCTGGTGGGCTTTCTTTGTATTTATTACATAAACTCCTTCCACATTTACATGTTGGTTTAGAAGAAAATCGTTTGGAAGGAGGGAAGTCTTCTTTTCAAAGAAGTTTACTTTTAATTCTTGCGATCACTCTTCATAACATTCCGGAAGGTTTGGCCGTGGGGGTCGCCTTTGGCGCGCTTGGTGATGGGTTTACATATGAAGCACTGATGGCAGCAGTTGTTGTCGCTTTTGGAATCGGCATCCAAAATATTCCAGAAGGGGCTGCTGTTTCCATTCCTTTGTTACGCGAGGGATTTAGTGCCAGGAAAAGTTTTTGGTATGGACAACTCTCTGGGTTTGTGGAACCGATCGGTGGAATTTTAGGAGCCGCCCTTGTGTTTTATGTGGAAAGTTTATTACCGTTTGCACTTTCCTTTGCAGCGGGTGCTATGATTTTTGTGGTAGTGGAGGAGCTGATTCCCGAATCTCATACGGGTAAGGAAACGGAAATGTCGACCCTCGGTGCCATGTTTGGATTTGTTCTTATGATGGCTCTCGATGTAGGGCTTGGTTAA
- a CDS encoding DUF6935 domain-containing protein — protein MILVFSTMKTITCLLVFCFSLPIVAQNLTERNPVSISTEPTTVDEFKSLQSKVASTPEGGVAMLVLAISIYGKNQDLGTKAVILSVLSKNRQKSTKPSAVEGMDLGGSDKYLLGQLDKYKMLSNGYWKGAEPANGYTPSSPLTVETFTNPYSGEESTGKLKLFVATRGASSYRPVSMEKDTDGLWRAKEMSSLFVGMMPAK, from the coding sequence ATGATTCTAGTATTCTCGACCATGAAAACGATCACTTGTTTATTAGTATTTTGTTTTTCCTTACCCATTGTGGCTCAAAACTTGACAGAGAGAAATCCTGTTAGTATATCTACCGAACCTACCACTGTAGATGAATTCAAATCATTACAATCGAAAGTGGCCTCCACACCAGAAGGAGGAGTTGCAATGTTAGTCCTTGCCATTTCTATTTATGGCAAAAATCAGGACTTGGGAACGAAAGCCGTGATCCTTTCTGTCCTCTCCAAAAACAGACAAAAGTCTACCAAACCTTCCGCCGTAGAGGGAATGGACTTAGGAGGAAGTGACAAATATTTGTTAGGGCAACTTGATAAATATAAAATGTTATCCAATGGTTATTGGAAAGGGGCAGAACCAGCTAACGGTTATACGCCGAGTAGTCCTTTGACAGTGGAAACATTTACCAACCCATATTCGGGAGAGGAATCAACGGGGAAACTAAAACTTTTTGTAGCGACTCGCGGTGCTTCCAGTTATCGACCTGTATCTATGGAAAAAGATACCGATGGACTTTGGCGAGCCAAAGAAATGAGTTCTCTCTTTGTCGGAATGATGCCAGCTAAATAG
- a CDS encoding LA_2478/LA_2722/LA_4182 family protein, which translates to MKKIFFISLFFLPFLITSQTLKDAKEFQALSKKMCAKSSECMKEKLKDLPADQRKMIESQFVNGNVCESRYKNYVVEGQKPANNQPTKKLTKQDLEDMKKCAKDMAAFSCADLEEGKVPESCEKFQEED; encoded by the coding sequence ATGAAAAAAATATTCTTTATTTCTCTCTTTTTTCTTCCTTTCCTTATCACCTCACAGACATTAAAGGATGCAAAAGAATTCCAAGCACTCTCCAAAAAAATGTGTGCAAAATCGTCTGAGTGTATGAAAGAAAAACTAAAAGACCTTCCCGCAGACCAAAGGAAAATGATCGAGTCTCAATTTGTCAATGGGAACGTCTGCGAATCTCGTTATAAAAACTACGTTGTAGAAGGCCAAAAACCGGCAAACAACCAACCCACAAAAAAACTCACCAAACAAGATTTAGAAGACATGAAAAAATGTGCCAAAGATATGGCTGCCTTTTCCTGTGCCGACTTAGAAGAAGGAAAAGTTCCAGAGTCTTGCGAAAAATTCCAAGAAGAAGATTAA
- a CDS encoding amino acid--tRNA ligase-related protein, producing the protein MISLSKDTVIFRSQVFKMVREILSRNEFLEVDTPTFKPVVGMEPYLDPFEVRSPNGREKGYLITSPEYSLKQMMATGLDRIFELAHTYRSGEMGSGVHSKEFVMLELYAKEMDDVILRHFIEKFLRELISALGREKDKKNLTNPKWIRHLSVEEVFLQNLGHGFLKEDLIKTITSKKLSNTPVSELNRWQYEDLFFLVFLNLVEPKLGEGIVFLYDYPPECAALAKIVDGVAKRFEIYWDGLELANAFYELSDVEEQKKRFSDEQELRAKLGKEVFPMDEDFLGCLENGFPNCSGISIGMDRLILKLSGKNGLNEVSPYWMEV; encoded by the coding sequence ATGATTTCTCTCTCAAAAGATACAGTTATTTTTCGATCTCAAGTTTTCAAAATGGTACGTGAGATTCTTTCGAGAAATGAGTTTTTGGAGGTAGATACGCCGACATTCAAACCCGTAGTAGGTATGGAACCATATTTAGATCCGTTTGAAGTGCGTTCCCCTAACGGTAGGGAAAAAGGATATCTCATCACTTCTCCCGAATACAGTTTAAAACAAATGATGGCAACTGGGCTCGATCGAATCTTTGAACTCGCTCATACTTACCGGTCGGGAGAGATGGGAAGTGGGGTTCATTCGAAAGAGTTTGTAATGTTAGAACTCTATGCAAAAGAAATGGATGATGTGATTTTACGTCATTTTATAGAAAAATTCCTGAGAGAATTGATTTCTGCTTTGGGAAGAGAAAAAGATAAGAAAAACCTTACAAATCCCAAATGGATTCGTCACCTCTCTGTGGAAGAAGTTTTTTTGCAAAACCTTGGACATGGTTTTTTAAAAGAAGATCTAATCAAAACCATTACCTCCAAAAAACTATCGAATACACCCGTATCAGAACTGAATCGGTGGCAATATGAAGATTTATTCTTTTTGGTTTTTTTAAACCTAGTAGAACCAAAATTAGGTGAAGGGATTGTTTTTTTATACGACTATCCACCTGAATGTGCGGCCCTTGCCAAAATTGTAGATGGAGTTGCCAAACGATTTGAAATTTATTGGGACGGACTGGAACTTGCCAATGCATTTTATGAGCTTAGCGACGTAGAGGAACAGAAAAAACGTTTTAGCGATGAACAGGAGTTACGTGCAAAATTGGGGAAAGAAGTTTTCCCTATGGATGAAGATTTTCTTGGATGTTTAGAAAATGGATTTCCAAATTGTTCTGGAATTTCGATTGGTATGGACCGACTGATTTTGAAATTATCAGGAAAAAACGGGCTAAACGAGGTTAGCCCGTATTGGATGGAAGTGTAG
- a CDS encoding DUF4279 domain-containing protein, whose protein sequence is MESGTQREAKSWAMFAITGPRLKPQELTEKLGIQPDYYHGADVKDIENMTIPSHWQINSKLGPEFPALDHIWDLLKTLAPVRKELKEFTENYESTIYVSVEFASEFTKGVVLDKRTMLLLGELGVNLEIIPWELDETL, encoded by the coding sequence ATGGAATCGGGAACACAAAGAGAAGCAAAATCGTGGGCGATGTTCGCCATCACAGGTCCGAGGCTAAAGCCGCAGGAACTGACGGAAAAATTGGGCATCCAACCGGACTATTACCACGGAGCGGATGTAAAAGACATCGAAAATATGACAATTCCGAGTCATTGGCAGATCAATTCTAAATTGGGACCTGAATTCCCTGCATTGGATCATATTTGGGATTTGCTTAAAACTTTAGCACCTGTTCGAAAAGAACTAAAAGAATTCACCGAAAACTATGAATCTACCATTTACGTTTCTGTAGAGTTTGCCTCTGAGTTCACAAAAGGAGTGGTTCTCGACAAAAGAACTATGCTTTTGTTAGGTGAACTGGGTGTGAATTTAGAAATTATCCCCTGGGAACTCGATGAGACTCTTTAA
- a CDS encoding response regulator transcription factor produces the protein MKNILVIEDDPDIGNLIRKSLDSAHYTTSVFENGEEGLKFYKSNHPDLVILDLSLPDIDGMEICRSIRKADESTPIFILSARTEEIDRIMGLELGADDYITKPFSVRELKTRVDVFFRRWDKKIGIKPNVGQAGEIIRGALKIDSIRRRVTLNENIINISRKEFDILQLLAGSPGKVFSREMILESVWGVEWDGFERMIDSHIKRIRSKLEKNSAQPEWIETIWGIGYRFTDNFENIVVPE, from the coding sequence ATGAAAAATATTTTGGTAATTGAGGACGATCCGGATATTGGGAACCTAATTCGGAAATCTCTCGATTCTGCTCACTATACAACCTCCGTCTTTGAAAACGGCGAAGAAGGTTTGAAATTTTACAAGTCCAATCATCCTGATTTAGTGATTCTGGATTTATCTCTACCGGACATTGATGGTATGGAGATTTGCCGTAGTATCCGAAAAGCCGATGAAAGTACTCCGATTTTCATTTTATCTGCAAGGACAGAAGAAATCGATCGCATCATGGGACTTGAGTTAGGCGCTGATGATTACATCACAAAACCTTTTTCAGTTCGTGAACTAAAAACACGAGTGGATGTTTTCTTTCGTAGATGGGACAAAAAAATTGGGATCAAACCCAACGTGGGCCAAGCAGGAGAAATCATTCGCGGAGCTCTAAAGATTGATTCCATCCGCAGACGTGTGACTCTGAACGAAAACATCATCAATATTTCTAGAAAAGAATTTGACATCTTACAACTGCTAGCTGGATCTCCGGGGAAAGTTTTTTCTCGCGAAATGATTTTGGAATCAGTTTGGGGAGTGGAATGGGATGGATTTGAAAGGATGATCGACAGTCATATCAAACGCATTCGTTCTAAACTAGAAAAAAACTCTGCTCAACCAGAATGGATCGAAACCATTTGGGGAATCGGATATCGTTTCACTGACAACTTTGAGAACATAGTCGTTCCAGAATAA
- a CDS encoding DUF883 family protein, with product MEEVKKDKSLIDEIKLYEKKAKEIEQRAKEKYMEQVSDIKQKLGKASEEASIKAKEVIDNVGSYVKEHPQKAAIIGFGVGLGLGLALGWFFKKK from the coding sequence ATGGAAGAAGTGAAGAAGGACAAATCCCTCATCGACGAAATCAAGTTGTATGAGAAAAAAGCCAAAGAAATTGAACAAAGAGCCAAGGAGAAGTATATGGAACAAGTAAGCGACATCAAACAAAAGTTAGGTAAAGCCAGTGAAGAGGCTTCTATCAAAGCAAAAGAAGTCATAGACAATGTAGGATCTTATGTAAAAGAGCACCCACAAAAAGCCGCAATCATTGGATTTGGCGTTGGTCTTGGTCTTGGACTCGCTCTTGGTTGGTTCTTTAAGAAGAAATAA
- a CDS encoding LBF_4227 family protein — MDEKHTKHRKKGGIKAAFEELVAKLVAYGEVMVIYIQKNLQIYIRNLVLSSVWIFTALFLIFLGLIYISYGVYLSIQKFLAAGDPILSSFGTGFGFLIFAIFFLSLVLKKK; from the coding sequence TTGGACGAGAAACACACAAAACATCGCAAAAAAGGCGGAATCAAAGCCGCCTTCGAAGAATTAGTCGCCAAGCTTGTTGCTTATGGCGAAGTGATGGTGATTTACATTCAGAAAAATCTCCAAATTTATATTAGAAATTTGGTTTTGTCTTCTGTTTGGATTTTCACTGCTCTTTTCCTAATCTTCCTCGGTCTTATATACATATCCTACGGTGTGTATTTAAGCATTCAGAAGTTTTTAGCGGCAGGAGATCCCATCCTTTCTAGTTTTGGAACAGGATTTGGATTTTTAATTTTTGCAATTTTCTTTTTATCACTGGTTCTAAAGAAAAAATAA
- the cutA gene encoding divalent-cation tolerance protein CutA produces the protein MASDEILVFTTIGDRDMAEEHISEMLEQGIIVSGTIFPEVELVYLWEGKITVDTENKILLKAKADKYNAIEEYIMKRHPYIAPEIIRMDVSFGSPAYKAFVADKIKKNS, from the coding sequence ATGGCTTCAGATGAAATCTTAGTATTTACCACAATCGGCGATCGCGATATGGCCGAAGAACATATCTCCGAAATGTTAGAACAAGGAATCATCGTTTCAGGAACCATCTTCCCAGAAGTGGAACTTGTTTATTTATGGGAAGGAAAAATCACGGTTGATACCGAAAACAAAATCCTTCTCAAAGCAAAAGCTGACAAGTACAATGCGATCGAAGAATACATTATGAAACGTCATCCTTACATTGCTCCAGAAATCATTCGTATGGACGTAAGTTTTGGTAGCCCCGCCTATAAAGCGTTTGTTGCCGACAAAATCAAAAAAAATAGTTAG
- a CDS encoding ArsR/SmtB family transcription factor, with protein sequence MDLRRDVFQAIADPTRRAILLLVATQSMTAGAIASQFDTKRPTVSKHLQILTECELLKKEPNGREIYYHLNPNKMKEIANFIEPFQKLWDDRFNKLESVMKNYQKKN encoded by the coding sequence ATGGATTTACGAAGAGATGTTTTTCAGGCAATTGCAGATCCCACTAGGCGGGCCATCCTCCTCCTAGTGGCCACCCAGTCTATGACGGCAGGTGCCATTGCCTCACAGTTTGATACCAAACGACCTACCGTTTCCAAACATTTACAAATTTTAACTGAATGTGAATTGTTAAAAAAGGAACCTAACGGTCGTGAGATTTATTACCATCTAAACCCAAACAAAATGAAAGAGATTGCAAACTTCATTGAACCTTTCCAAAAACTTTGGGATGACCGGTTTAACAAGCTGGAATCGGTAATGAAAAATTACCAAAAAAAAAATTGA
- a CDS encoding SRPBCC family protein produces MELKTKVYAEDGQQELRIEREFDLPTSLVFKAHTEPELIEQWMGNKVLKFEAKNHGSWIFETKNPEGVVLFRANGVLLNIKENESFVRTFEMENTGFPIQLEFFEFQKISETKSKLVMHIIYKSVEQRDQILKMPFAKGINMAHNRLEEIIKG; encoded by the coding sequence ATGGAACTCAAAACAAAAGTGTATGCAGAAGACGGCCAACAAGAGTTAAGAATCGAACGAGAATTTGATTTACCAACTTCTTTAGTATTTAAAGCTCACACGGAACCTGAACTCATCGAACAATGGATGGGAAACAAGGTCCTTAAGTTTGAAGCAAAAAATCATGGAAGTTGGATCTTTGAAACGAAAAATCCAGAAGGAGTCGTATTGTTTCGAGCCAATGGAGTTTTACTCAATATCAAAGAAAATGAAAGTTTTGTGCGTACCTTCGAAATGGAAAATACAGGTTTCCCGATTCAACTTGAGTTTTTTGAATTTCAGAAAATTTCGGAAACCAAAAGCAAACTCGTTATGCATATTATTTATAAGTCAGTCGAACAAAGAGACCAAATTTTAAAGATGCCATTTGCTAAGGGAATCAATATGGCGCATAACCGATTGGAAGAAATAATCAAAGGTTAA
- a CDS encoding DoxX family protein, translating into MSEKTKKIVYWFFTLWLSLGMVSTAIVQLIKLPEEVEKINQLGYPTYFLTLLGVWKLLGVVAVLSPKFVLLKEWAYAGFFFAMSGAAISHIACGHPFGEIFPSLLLLSLTVISWYLRPEGRKIKSE; encoded by the coding sequence ATGTCAGAAAAAACTAAAAAAATTGTTTATTGGTTCTTTACCCTATGGTTGTCACTCGGGATGGTATCCACTGCGATTGTACAACTAATCAAACTTCCCGAAGAAGTAGAAAAAATCAACCAACTAGGTTACCCTACTTACTTTCTTACGCTTCTTGGGGTTTGGAAACTGCTCGGTGTTGTGGCAGTTTTATCACCAAAATTTGTTTTGTTGAAAGAATGGGCTTATGCTGGATTTTTCTTTGCCATGTCTGGGGCAGCCATTTCCCATATCGCCTGTGGCCATCCATTCGGAGAAATTTTTCCTTCTTTGCTACTTTTATCACTCACAGTGATTTCTTGGTATTTACGACCTGAAGGTAGAAAAATCAAAAGCGAATAG